AACGTCCCCAATTAGTCGGTACAACGTCCCCAATTAGTCGGTAATGATTTCTGTCAGATTTCAGCATCTTACTGGTATATATCTGCCTGATAACGATAAAAAATCTGACAAACGGGGGTTTTTTGCTTATAAAACGTCCCCGATTAGTCGGTAGTCAGCCTCATTAAAATCAACGCTTTAGGGATTTCTCGTATCATAAACGATCCCTTTTTTTATAATTTCAGTGGTTAATAATCCGGGATCTCCGAACAGTAGCTTTAGCTTTCTGGCCTCGGCCCTCTACTTTGATGTTCCAGCCGTGTAGTTCGGTGATCTCTGAGAGCCCTTTGTTTATGCGATCCCGCCGACTACGTGTCGTTGAGGGATTTTTGCTAGGGGTTCCCCAGACCTTTTCGGCCAATTTATCTAGTGACATGCTTTGGGTATTGCCTGGCTTGCACCAAGCAGAAAGCCAAGCATGGGCCAACTGTGCGGCTTCAGCGTGGAGTCTACGGCGTTCATCAAGTGAAACGTGGACATACTGACCACCGAGTGCTTTGGCGAATCGCCCATTAAGTGCAATGTTTATTTTTCCATCTGGCGCAGATGCCCAAGAAAGTAAATTCATCGACCATTCATAGCCCTGTTTTTTCGCCCGTGATCCAACCATCGATAGGCGTTCCAAGCAGTCCTCAAGCATGCCGTAATTTTGACCCTTATCATCGAGGCCAGCGGCCTGAATCAGAGAGTAACGAGAGGTGGTTAAAACCACAGCTCGATCAAAAACTGCATGTTCTTGCGGGTCTAGATCGAGCCAGAGTTGCTGGCCACGATCACCAGTTACATCTGCATGCAATTCTTGGTTGTCCATCCCGGCCATGCCAATCGCTGCAAGTAATACCGACTGATCGCGAGTATCGAGGGCTCTCCAAACTAAAAAGCTGATTTCCATCCCATCAAATTCAGCATCTATTTTGAGTCCGCCAGGGCGAGGTCCTGGGGTTTTGGGTCTGAAAAGAGAGGCCAGTGCAGTAGCTGGGTCATGCTTCGCATGAGTAATCGAGCTACTACGCTTTTTTGAAAGGGCTTTATCAGTCATTGAACTCACCCTTAGCCTTCCCCCTAGTTCGGCGGCTTTTCGCTTCTACAAGCTCTACAGGAGCCAGTACGCCACCTTCTCGTCGTTCATACCACTGATCGAGGGGAGTGGCATCGTAATTCTGCTTGGAAACGCCAAAGCGGACGAAAAAACCGCGCCGGTCGTTGCCAATTGGGGCTTTGTCTCCAGATCGATTAGACAGTTTTTCAGACTCTTGCTCGGTCATTTTCGCAACAAATCCGCACCATCTCGCGTTGTCGATCAGTGCAGAAGCGCCCCGAGCTGCTTGTTGTTGGTCGCCCTGCCCATCTTTAGCACTTCCTTTGCTGACGTGGTGTAGATATAGCACTGAAGCTCCTGTGCGTGCTGCAACGTGCTCCAGCATACCGACGAGTCGTGCCATGTCGCCGTTTGAATTTTCGTCGAGTTGGTGGATGCGCGAGAGTGTATCCAGCACGATGAGTCGTGCGCCAGAGCAATACTCAATGAGTCGATCCAAATGCCGTTGATCCATCACATTGAGTCGCTTCCCCATAATGGGCTCAAGGATCAGATTGTCACTGATGGCTTGTCTTGCGTCCTGATTAAGATGCTTTCCGATACTGTGAACACGGCGAACCAATGCAGGTTCAGGATCTTCTCCAGCGAAATAAACCACCGGCCCTGTTTTAACTGGATTGAGTTTAACCAGATCTCCACCGGCAACAGTGCAGGCCACGGCCATAGCCGCCTCTAATGCCCAATAGCTTTTACCAGTCGCACCTGGCGCAACCAGGGCACCGACGGTGCCGGTTAAAAAGCCAGGCCAGATAAAATCGAGTTCAGGTGGCTCTTGTGTAAATGCGTCGAGTATTTTGATCGGCATTGATTACATCCTTTATTTCTTTCATGTTATTTTGCTATCATTAAAGCATTAAAGCAAGTATTATTGTTTTAAAGAATGATAGAAAGGTGGAATCATGATCGTTTTGGTTGGCAGTGAGAAGGGAGGCGTAGGCAAAAGTACGATAGCTGCGCATGTAGCCGTAAGGCTTTCCATGACAGGAAAGCCAACAATATTAATTGATGCAGACCCACAAGCGACATCTTGGGCCTGGGCGCAAGCTCGGAATAAATATAAGCCTGATTCGCTGAGGGTAGAAACAACCAAGATGACAGGCGATATAAGGCCAGGGATAAAAGACCTGGCAGCGTCATACGGCCATATCGTAGTCGATTGTGGCGGCGCTGATTCCGTGGCTCTAAGGAGCGGTATGATGATCGCGCATAGGTTAATAATCCCGTCAAAGGTGGCACGGAGAGATCTCGAAACACTCAAGCACGTTTCGACTCTTGTCCATACTGCCAATGAAAAGCGAGAGAGTGAGGGACAGAGTCAGCTCCTTGCTCGGGTGGTTTTCAATATGACTAGGGCGCTACCAAATTTTTGGACCAGGATCGAAGGAGCGAAAAAGGTGGTTGAGTCGCTGGGGCTGGGAGTTTGCCCATATCCGATCGTTGAGAGAGTCAGTTACGACGACACTCAATACCAAGGTGGAACAGTTTTCGATGATAAAACTGACCAAAAAGCTATCGATGAAATGGAGCGTGTTTTGAAATCATTGCTCCGTAAAGAAAATACGGAGTAGGACTTATGACAAAACCAAATTTTGATCTGAATGATGATTTTGTGAAAGGTGCAGAAGATCGAGCTAGTGAGCATAAAGCAAAACCCAGAGATAACCTGGTCATGCTAAATTCTCGGGTTCCAAAAGAGCTACGTGATCGCCTAAAATTTGCAGCTTTGATCCATGACCGGTCAAACGGTTCTATTGTCATTGAAGCACTTGAGAACTGGTTAAATGCAGCAGAATCGAAAGAGCCAAAAAGTACCGCCTTTGATAATGACGGTCTTTAGTTCTCAGAATCATTTTTCTGCTGCGCAACAGGTGAGCGGCTGGCTGGGTTCGGAGGCCAAATAACCTCCTCAGCTTGCCCGAGTGTCCGCAGGCTTAACAATCACAGGCACGGCGACGGCTGTTACATTGCGGCTTCGCCTCCATTCTGTAGCCGCGCATGTTGTTGGCGTTTTTGTATGATCGGAACGCCTACTCGGAACGAACCTATAAAATGAGAAGTTAAATGAAATACGACGTTATTACGCAAGATCAAATTGATCAGAGAAACTATTGGATCGACGAAATAAGTCGACTTAGCGGTAATTTTGGTGTGGACGCAGATAAGGTAGAAAATGAGATTAACGTTGAAATTGAAAAGACCGGGATAACCGCAGTGTTAGGCCACCTGAGATTATGCGGGGCAATTCCCGAAAGCTACGGGCACGATACAAGTGAAGAAAAGCTCTACTCCAAATATACAGACGTGGTAATCCACGAAGCATTTTCCGCGATGGGTTTGCAGAGCCTGGTTCTAAAGACCAGAGCTGATGTGGCAGACGTGGAATGTGTCGCAGAAGACTATAGCTTTGTCGCAGATGCAAAAGCATTCAGGTTGAGTCGAACAGCAAAAAACCAAAAGGACTTTAAAGTGCAAGCTATGGATGGCTGGAAACATGGAAAACCCTACGCTATTGTCGTTTGTCCTGTTTACCAGCTTCCATCACGAAGTAGTCAGATCTATCATCAGGCTGCAACACGATCAGTTTGCGTAGGGACGTATTCGCATCTTGCAGTGCTTGTTCAGTACGCGGAGCTGGTCTCTAAGTCAAAAGCAATTGAACTACTCAAGGAGTTATTTATAAGTGTTGAGTCTATGAATCCATCGAAAGATGCACCAGCCTATTGGCAATGTTTGAATAGAACAATGCTTGGTTTTGACAAAAAAATCAGAGATCTGTGGCGAGAAGAAAAAATAGCTTCTTCTGAATCAGTTAATATATCCAGAGAAGAATCTCTGCACTTTTTAGCGTCAGAGCGCGAAAGGCTCATGAAAATGTCTAAGGAGCAGGCTATCTCAGAAATTCTAAAGTCTAGCAAAATAGGCAGCAAAATCAAAGCGGTAAAGTCAGTGTGCGACAATGGCCTATTTGGAATGGTGTAAGAAATGAGTGAAGATTTCCTTAATAAGATAACTCTGGGCGATTGTGTCGATTACATTCCAAGCCTGGATAACGAGAGCGTTCATCTTCTCCTCTCTGATATTCCGTATGGTATTAGTCTAGACGACTGGGATGTTCTTCATGGCAATACAAATTCTGCGCTTCTTGGAAGCTCCCCTGCCCAGCATGGAAAGTCAGGATTTAAACGTAGAGGGAAGCCAATTAACGGCTGGTCACAGGCAGATAGAAATATTGGCTTGGAATATCAGGAATGGTGCCGTAAATGGTCTAGTTTGGTTTATGAGAAAATGAAACCTGGCTCTTTTGCGTTTATATTCGGAGCACGAAGGACGATTCATAGAGTTATAAACGCATTTGAAGATTCTGGTTTTCTATTAAAAGATACATTAGCTTGGAAGAAAGGGTCGGCGCACCATAGAGCCCAACGCGTTAGTATCGTCATGGAGCGTCGAGGTTTAACCGAAGAAGCAGAAAAGTGGGAAGGTTGGAGGCTTGGTAATCTTGCGCCAATTTGGGAGCCGATAGCTTGGTTTGTGAAACCGTATACCATTGGTGGCACAATAACAGATAACATATTAAATCATGAAGTTGGGGCAATGAATATTGCAGAGTGCAATATTAACAATGCAAGCCCTACAAACCTTTTGGAATTTGCTTTTAAAAAAAGTGAAGATCGATTACATGAAGCTCAAAAGCCAATTGATTTGATTAAATATCTTATAAAGTTAAGTACGAGGGAGGGGCAGGTGGTTCTTGATCCGTTTATGGGGAGCGGAACCACTGCCGCAGCCGCCCTATCTCTCAATCGTCAGTTTATAGGGTTCGAATCTAGCAAGGAGCACTGGGTTAATGCCTCCGGCCGAATTAAAAATAGCAACTGTGAAAAAAAAGCAGACAAAAAAACCGTTAAGCAGGAAGCATTGTTTTAAAGATCGGCTAATCGGATAGGCAGAGGTATCTGGCCTCCAGCCCCCACAATGCCCTGCATGCGGGTCAGCACAGGGCGTTTCCCGAAAACCTTCAGAATAATTCGCTGAATTTCAGATTGCATCCTAGGCATTCAAAAATGCGTTCAGACATCACCTTTATTCCTTCTCTTTTGGCTATTGAGTGCCTTTACTTCACCGCGTAGTTCAGCGGCTTCCTGTTGGGTCAATTCCAGCTTTTCGCGCATCTTGGCCGTAGCTGACCGATGCTGCTCAATTTCAGTTTGAGCGGCTTCTAATCGAGCTTCTGAGTGCTCTTTAGCCGTTGCCAGTTTATTATTCCGGCTCTCCAGGGATTCGACTTTTTTGGTTTCGGCGGCAAGGGCTTCACGGTGATTCCCTTGGATCGTATCAGTCTCGCTTTTGTGATCCTTCCGAATCATTTTGGTTTCTTCCTGGTGTTCCTTTTGATTCTGCTCAAGCTTGGATTCAAGCGACTCTGAGCGCTTCTCGGACTTCTCCAAGGACTTGCGCAACTCGGTAACAGTTGCTTTTAGAGACTCAATTTCTGCTGTCTTTTTCGAAAGTGCCTCAGACGTATCTGACCGAAGATTCATCAGGCGGTCTTTATAATTAACCAGTTCTGCTTGGACTTTTTGAAGTTCTTCAGAAGAGTCAGAAACTTGTTTCTTCAGATCTTCCTGCTCAGATTCTAGAAGTTCGACCGCTTCCTGGGCTTCAGCCAGTTCGGATTCAGACTGTTCACGAGCAACCTTCAAAGCTTCACGTTCAGTGGATAAGCGGCGTTCAGCTTCATTGATGGCAGCATTCCAGATTGCGCCCTGGAGCTGTTCCAGGCGTTCAGTAATAACTTCCGGCACTTGCACTTCAGCAAGCTCATGCTCTTCTGATCGTTTCTCATTCCAGATCTTCATCGCTTCTGAAATAGTTGTGAAAGAACCACCGCCCAATTCGGTGCGGACTTTGGCTTGAGTAGGTTTTTCGCCCCGCTCAGCAATACGATCAGCAGCTTGATGAATGGTTTCAGTTGTAAGTGCCATAGTGATAATCCTTTTTGTATGTAATGTATGTAGATAGTATAATACTAAATACAACATAATACAACAACTAATACAAAAAAAGGGCCGAAGCCCTCTTTTATAATTTTTGTTATCTCTTATCTAGGCGCAGGCCCTGGTTCCAACTTCGTTCCACCACCCCCACTTCCGCCATGACGAGGCCAGTCAATACCTCTGGTACGGCACTCAGTCGCCCATTTTTTTGGGTTCTCGATGTAACCTTTCAGAGTGTCATTCCAGTCATTACCGAGCCTCGGAGCGTCACGCTCGATAGTCATGCCTTCGGGTGCCAAGTCTCTAAGCTGTGCTTCAAAATCACACCCGGATTTATCGTTATCCACCGCGATCACCAGCGTTTGTCCGGCTTCGTGAGCATTGCTCAAAACCGCTTTCAGAACATCCAACTGATCAGGGCTCATGCTGCCTGCAAAGCTCACATAAGCGTCTTTAGATGTGCCTACGGCCTCAGCATGGCTCAAAGCATCAATTGCGGTTTCAGTGATTATCAGTCGATCAGACTTGCCAGTGTTCGTTGAGTACCAAATCGACTTCTTTCCACCGGACGCGAAGCCAGTAAAACCTTCGTAATTCTTGATTTCATAGCCACTCAGGCCCTCACGGTCATAATGCAGGAACAGGGCGTTACCGCGCTGATCGCGGCGAATAACACTAGAGAAACGGGGATCAGCAAGGGTTTCGGAATGAATGCCACGGCTGACCAGGTATTCATGCGTACCAGCAGGCTGACTGCGGCCAATAACTTGCAACACTTTCTGCCGGTCAGCTGTGCTTCGCACTGGTTTCTTGATCTTGTGATTGATCGGAGCTGACTGGCCGATCCAGGGCCTCAGCTCCTTTCGGACCTGGCCAAGATTCAAACCTTTTCGGCGCTGCACAAAATCAATAATTGAACCGTTGTCGGCGTTGTCACGAACTGAAAAATAGATACCGTGGCCGTCCTGACCAGTGGCAACAATAATCTTGTCGTTATCGCTTTCGCGCTGCATCACGAAGCTGTTGCGACTGGATTCGTTACTGATCAAGTCATAACCCTCACTCGCTGCGTATTCCGGCAAGCTGATCTCACGTTTAAAACGTTCCAGCTCATCGCCCCTATGCTGCCTCACCGCTCCAATTCCTCTTTCAAAAGATCCGCTACTTCTTCGTAACGCTCTATCAGAATTTTCTGCTGCCCTGCCAACCTCATCACTTGCTGTGCTGAGGTAGCGACTTGCTCCTGCAAGCTGTTCACCTGCGTCATCAAACGCTGCTCGCGCTCTTGTGATTCCTGCTGTGACAGCCTCAACATATCCATTAATCTCTGCTCTAACTCTGTCATAGCCTGCCCTCAGGGTTTGTTTAATTTGATTACCCAGCTCCCAGATTTCGCCTGGTAAAGATCTGGTTCGGTCTCCAG
This Marinobacter antarcticus DNA region includes the following protein-coding sequences:
- the repC gene encoding replication protein C, IncQ-type, with translation MTDKALSKKRSSSITHAKHDPATALASLFRPKTPGPRPGGLKIDAEFDGMEISFLVWRALDTRDQSVLLAAIGMAGMDNQELHADVTGDRGQQLWLDLDPQEHAVFDRAVVLTTSRYSLIQAAGLDDKGQNYGMLEDCLERLSMVGSRAKKQGYEWSMNLLSWASAPDGKINIALNGRFAKALGGQYVHVSLDERRRLHAEAAQLAHAWLSAWCKPGNTQSMSLDKLAEKVWGTPSKNPSTTRSRRDRINKGLSEITELHGWNIKVEGRGQKAKATVRRSRIINH
- a CDS encoding helicase RepA family protein, translated to MPIKILDAFTQEPPELDFIWPGFLTGTVGALVAPGATGKSYWALEAAMAVACTVAGGDLVKLNPVKTGPVVYFAGEDPEPALVRRVHSIGKHLNQDARQAISDNLILEPIMGKRLNVMDQRHLDRLIEYCSGARLIVLDTLSRIHQLDENSNGDMARLVGMLEHVAARTGASVLYLHHVSKGSAKDGQGDQQQAARGASALIDNARWCGFVAKMTEQESEKLSNRSGDKAPIGNDRRGFFVRFGVSKQNYDATPLDQWYERREGGVLAPVELVEAKSRRTRGKAKGEFND
- a CDS encoding AAA family ATPase — translated: MIVLVGSEKGGVGKSTIAAHVAVRLSMTGKPTILIDADPQATSWAWAQARNKYKPDSLRVETTKMTGDIRPGIKDLAASYGHIVVDCGGADSVALRSGMMIAHRLIIPSKVARRDLETLKHVSTLVHTANEKRESEGQSQLLARVVFNMTRALPNFWTRIEGAKKVVESLGLGVCPYPIVERVSYDDTQYQGGTVFDDKTDQKAIDEMERVLKSLLRKENTE
- a CDS encoding ribbon-helix-helix domain-containing protein; this encodes MTKPNFDLNDDFVKGAEDRASEHKAKPRDNLVMLNSRVPKELRDRLKFAALIHDRSNGSIVIEALENWLNAAESKEPKSTAFDNDGL
- a CDS encoding HindIII family type II restriction endonuclease; this encodes MKYDVITQDQIDQRNYWIDEISRLSGNFGVDADKVENEINVEIEKTGITAVLGHLRLCGAIPESYGHDTSEEKLYSKYTDVVIHEAFSAMGLQSLVLKTRADVADVECVAEDYSFVADAKAFRLSRTAKNQKDFKVQAMDGWKHGKPYAIVVCPVYQLPSRSSQIYHQAATRSVCVGTYSHLAVLVQYAELVSKSKAIELLKELFISVESMNPSKDAPAYWQCLNRTMLGFDKKIRDLWREEKIASSESVNISREESLHFLASERERLMKMSKEQAISEILKSSKIGSKIKAVKSVCDNGLFGMV
- a CDS encoding DNA-methyltransferase codes for the protein MSEDFLNKITLGDCVDYIPSLDNESVHLLLSDIPYGISLDDWDVLHGNTNSALLGSSPAQHGKSGFKRRGKPINGWSQADRNIGLEYQEWCRKWSSLVYEKMKPGSFAFIFGARRTIHRVINAFEDSGFLLKDTLAWKKGSAHHRAQRVSIVMERRGLTEEAEKWEGWRLGNLAPIWEPIAWFVKPYTIGGTITDNILNHEVGAMNIAECNINNASPTNLLEFAFKKSEDRLHEAQKPIDLIKYLIKLSTREGQVVLDPFMGSGTTAAAALSLNRQFIGFESSKEHWVNASGRIKNSNCEKKADKKTVKQEALF
- a CDS encoding DNA-binding protein, with translation MALTTETIHQAADRIAERGEKPTQAKVRTELGGGSFTTISEAMKIWNEKRSEEHELAEVQVPEVITERLEQLQGAIWNAAINEAERRLSTEREALKVAREQSESELAEAQEAVELLESEQEDLKKQVSDSSEELQKVQAELVNYKDRLMNLRSDTSEALSKKTAEIESLKATVTELRKSLEKSEKRSESLESKLEQNQKEHQEETKMIRKDHKSETDTIQGNHREALAAETKKVESLESRNNKLATAKEHSEARLEAAQTEIEQHRSATAKMREKLELTQQEAAELRGEVKALNSQKRRNKGDV
- a CDS encoding DUF3991 domain-containing protein, with the protein product MHIKFFDKGTGGGRGPTEYLTSEYVRQSDSRGRPLRDDRGNVVFRRRDPAPEVLRGSPEATRRLIDSIDNRHKYTSGVVAFHVDDAPTEKQQREMMDDFEGLAFSGLEPDQYDILWVRHTHEGNTELHMVVPRVELSTGKALNVAPPGHSKYYDALRDSWNYENSWARPDDPVRSRLVNTPPTYDKPILQSQAKAREEITEWLRNRVADGLVNDRSGVVASLEELGEVTRQGKDYVSVKPTGFNKAVRLKGAIYAEEFDGSALRNLVAEASTGPGESRTTELESAQKARAELTGWIERRTDYHKERYQRSDQTSGGPDREPGNAGVAVERDNQEEAQKRPNGNREGIQQEQNRSTEQPEMGPAEVQPASLDDLSNHLRRELGSDAFNVAGAYGDKAGDPFSPANFKEASRSSSVLRAVGRSISFAGDRTRSLPGEIWELGNQIKQTLRAGYDRVRAEINGYVEAVTAGITRARAAFDDAGEQLAGASRYLSTASDEVGRAAENSDRALRRSSGSFERGIGAVRQHRGDELERFKREISLPEYAASEGYDLISNESSRNSFVMQRESDNDKIIVATGQDGHGIYFSVRDNADNGSIIDFVQRRKGLNLGQVRKELRPWIGQSAPINHKIKKPVRSTADRQKVLQVIGRSQPAGTHEYLVSRGIHSETLADPRFSSVIRRDQRGNALFLHYDREGLSGYEIKNYEGFTGFASGGKKSIWYSTNTGKSDRLIITETAIDALSHAEAVGTSKDAYVSFAGSMSPDQLDVLKAVLSNAHEAGQTLVIAVDNDKSGCDFEAQLRDLAPEGMTIERDAPRLGNDWNDTLKGYIENPKKWATECRTRGIDWPRHGGSGGGGTKLEPGPAPR